The Armatimonadota bacterium genome includes a window with the following:
- a CDS encoding aromatic amino acid aminotransferase has product MLSVAKHVQGVRASGIRKFFDIVAEMTDVISLGVGEPDFATPWNMREACIWSLEKGHTNYTSNWGMLELRELICQHLERLYGVGYSPVNQVLVTVGVSEALDLVFRAILDPGDEVVIFDPCYVSYGPCVSFSHGVPVHVPTTVEQGFVPTPEQFRAAITPRTKAVLVAFPSNPTGAVADRETLQKIVDIAREADIFVVSDEIYDRLVYRAPHVCVAALDGAYDRTILLGGFSKSYAMTGLRIGYAAGPPDVIEAMMKIHQYVTLCAPITAQKAAIEALRDGEDSVREMRDEYNRRRRLIVKRFNDCGMPCMDPGGAFYAFPSVKDFGLSSEEFAERLLYEKRVVVVPGSAFGECGEGYVRASYATAIDRIEEAASRIADFVKSLPRAVAVG; this is encoded by the coding sequence ATGTTGAGTGTCGCCAAACATGTCCAGGGTGTCCGCGCATCGGGCATCCGCAAGTTCTTCGACATCGTCGCCGAGATGACGGATGTCATCTCGCTGGGAGTCGGCGAGCCCGATTTCGCCACCCCCTGGAACATGCGGGAAGCTTGCATCTGGTCGCTGGAGAAGGGGCACACGAACTACACCTCCAACTGGGGGATGCTGGAGCTGCGGGAGCTGATCTGCCAGCATCTGGAGCGCCTGTACGGCGTGGGCTACTCGCCGGTGAATCAGGTGCTGGTGACGGTGGGGGTGAGCGAGGCGCTGGACCTGGTGTTCCGGGCCATTCTGGATCCGGGGGACGAGGTGGTCATCTTCGACCCGTGTTACGTTTCTTACGGACCGTGCGTCTCCTTCTCCCACGGCGTTCCCGTCCACGTGCCGACGACGGTGGAACAGGGTTTCGTTCCCACCCCGGAGCAATTCCGCGCGGCCATCACCCCACGGACGAAGGCGGTGTTGGTGGCGTTCCCGTCAAACCCCACTGGTGCTGTGGCGGACCGGGAGACATTGCAAAAGATCGTGGACATCGCCCGGGAGGCGGATATCTTTGTCGTCTCGGATGAGATTTACGATCGGCTGGTCTACCGTGCCCCGCACGTCTGCGTGGCGGCTCTGGACGGAGCCTATGACCGCACCATCCTTCTGGGGGGATTCAGTAAATCGTATGCGATGACGGGGCTGCGCATCGGGTATGCGGCCGGACCTCCGGACGTTATCGAAGCGATGATGAAGATCCATCAGTATGTGACCCTGTGCGCGCCCATCACCGCCCAGAAGGCGGCCATCGAAGCCCTTCGCGACGGAGAGGACAGCGTCCGGGAGATGCGGGACGAATACAACCGCCGCCGCCGGCTGATCGTCAAGCGCTTCAACGATTGCGGGATGCCGTGTATGGATCCGGGGGGCGCCTTTTACGCGTTTCCATCCGTCAAAGATTTCGGGCTGAGCTCCGAGGAGTTCGCGGAGCGGCTGCTGTATGAAAAGCGGGTGGTGGTAGTGCCGGGAAGCGCATTCGGCGAATGCGGAGAAGGATACGTACGGGCATCTTACGCCACCGCCATTGACCGGATCGAAGAGGCCGCCAGCCGGATCGCCGATTTTGTGAAGTCGCTTCCACGGGCTGTGGCCGTGGGATGA
- the yugG gene encoding putative HTH-type transcriptional regulator YugG, translating to MKDLHEILRILEKDGRLTAAQVADMLGRPVEEIEAVIRKAEQDGIIRRYKAVVHWDKAGEERVFAFIDVKVTPTRGFGFDDVAERIYKFPEVTAVYLVSGDHDLRVMVQGSTMQEVANFVYDKLATIDRVQSTATHFVLRRYKEDREIFAEAEEDHRLAVTL from the coding sequence TTGAAAGACCTTCACGAGATCCTCAGAATCCTCGAAAAAGATGGACGGCTGACGGCGGCGCAGGTGGCGGACATGCTGGGCCGTCCCGTGGAAGAGATCGAAGCCGTCATACGCAAGGCTGAACAGGACGGAATCATCCGCCGCTACAAGGCTGTGGTGCACTGGGACAAGGCCGGCGAGGAGCGCGTGTTCGCGTTCATTGACGTCAAGGTCACCCCAACGCGAGGCTTCGGCTTCGACGATGTGGCCGAGCGCATCTACAAGTTTCCTGAAGTCACGGCCGTTTATCTGGTCAGCGGAGACCACGATCTGCGGGTGATGGTGCAGGGTTCCACGATGCAGGAGGTGGCGAACTTCGTCTACGACAAGCTGGCCACCATAGACCGCGTCCAGTCCACAGCGACGCATTTCGTGCTGCGGCGCTATAAGGAGGACCGGGAGATCTTCGCAGAGGCTGAGGAGGACCATCGGCTGGCCGTCACGCTGTGA
- the nrdR gene encoding transcriptional repressor NrdR, with the protein MKCPYCGHQEDRVLDSRTVKDGESIKRRRECLRCQGRFNTFEEIEERQLVVIKKDQGREPFDRRKILRGMSTACEKRPVSTEDLERAVDEIEMVFRSRPTREVSSREIGELVIEKLRELDQVAFVRFASVYWEFEDVEQFKEVVNALSSRRSRSRRATEEGEQDTDEEPSSRDRHSPVPGA; encoded by the coding sequence ATGAAATGCCCCTACTGCGGGCACCAGGAAGACCGCGTACTGGACTCGCGGACCGTCAAGGACGGCGAATCCATCAAACGCCGCCGCGAATGCCTCCGTTGCCAAGGACGGTTCAACACCTTCGAGGAGATCGAAGAGCGGCAGTTGGTGGTCATCAAGAAGGACCAAGGCCGCGAGCCCTTCGACCGCCGCAAGATCCTTAGAGGGATGAGCACCGCTTGCGAGAAGAGGCCGGTCAGCACGGAAGACCTTGAGCGCGCCGTGGATGAGATCGAGATGGTTTTCCGCAGCCGGCCGACGCGGGAGGTGAGCTCCCGGGAGATCGGCGAGCTGGTCATCGAGAAACTGCGCGAGCTGGACCAGGTGGCCTTTGTCCGCTTCGCGTCCGTATACTGGGAGTTCGAGGACGTGGAGCAGTTCAAGGAAGTGGTCAACGCTCTATCGAGCAGGCGGTCACGGTCTCGCAGAGCGACGGAGGAAGGCGAACAGGACACGGACGAAGAACCATCCAGCAGGGACCGGCATTCTCCGGTACCCGGCGCATGA
- a CDS encoding glutamate formiminotransferase has translation MSLPAGELLLAVPNFSEGRDEDVLREIADAASRSGATVMDASMDPDHNRAVIALFGSPEAVLRSLVSAAEAAVRRIDLRSHAGEHPRFGAMDVCPLVPLRGMRMDRAVALSRDLAARLAEGLGLPVYLYEESATAPERRDLAAVRRIGRSGLGDLLEGELSPDFGPRRFHPSAGAVAVGARGPLVAFNVNLAVPDIRAARDIAAELRRRRDLGEDFEGVKALGFLLHSRGVAQVSTNITRPDRCRPRQVFDFIERAARRRGVPVRESELIGVVSRRHLSEDEERAMLLHPPRPSQILETWLGADVW, from the coding sequence ATGAGTCTCCCTGCAGGAGAGTTGTTGCTGGCGGTTCCGAACTTCAGCGAGGGACGAGACGAAGACGTCCTTCGTGAGATCGCGGATGCAGCGTCCAGGAGTGGCGCCACGGTGATGGATGCGTCCATGGACCCGGATCACAACCGCGCCGTGATCGCCCTGTTCGGCTCGCCGGAGGCTGTGCTGCGATCGCTTGTCAGCGCGGCGGAGGCCGCGGTGCGCCGGATAGACCTGCGAAGCCATGCCGGGGAGCACCCTCGTTTCGGGGCGATGGACGTCTGCCCCCTGGTGCCTCTGCGCGGAATGCGCATGGATCGCGCCGTTGCGCTGAGCCGCGATCTGGCAGCCAGGCTGGCGGAGGGTCTGGGTCTGCCGGTCTACCTGTACGAGGAGAGCGCAACCGCGCCGGAGCGACGGGATCTGGCTGCCGTGCGGCGCATCGGCCGCTCTGGACTGGGTGATCTGCTTGAGGGGGAGCTTTCGCCGGATTTCGGCCCGCGGCGCTTCCATCCGTCTGCGGGAGCGGTGGCGGTCGGTGCCCGGGGACCGTTGGTGGCCTTCAATGTAAACCTTGCCGTGCCGGATATTCGTGCGGCTAGGGACATCGCGGCGGAACTGCGGAGGCGGCGGGATCTGGGAGAGGACTTCGAAGGTGTGAAGGCCTTGGGCTTTCTGTTGCACTCGCGCGGGGTTGCCCAGGTCTCCACCAATATTACCCGCCCGGACCGCTGCCGTCCCCGGCAGGTGTTCGACTTCATCGAGCGTGCCGCCCGCAGAAGAGGCGTACCGGTGAGGGAATCCGAGCTGATCGGCGTGGTTAGCAGGAGACATCTCTCGGAGGATGAGGAACGGGCCATGCTGCTGCATCCCCCGCGCCCGTCTCAGATCCTTGAAACCTGGTTGGGAGCGGATGTCTGGTAA
- the ftsH gene encoding ATP-dependent zinc metalloprotease FtsH has translation MNRFTRNLLLVLSLVLAVVFISRGGGMNGSGPERTEKSLSELWAMLEKPQPEVNSGYIQKDTFFFEDNKGNRYRTRIPDPGDRADLYATLKKSGVKFEIRPPLLSDSIQNLLLAFLPIIVIVALWMFFLRQAQQGGNQAMAFGRSRAKRVTENVPKVTFDDVAGVNEAKQELQEVVEFLKNPRKFQALGAKIPRGVLLLGPPGSGKTLLARAVAGEAGVPFFHISGSDFVEMFVGVGASRVRDLFDTAKANRPSLVFIDEIDAVGRQRGAGLGGGHDEREQTLNQLLVEMDGFDPNSGVILIAATNRPDVLDPALLRPGRFDRRVVVDNPDAEGRKAILQVHTRGKPLADDVNLDSLARRTPGFSGADLANLVNEAALLAARRDKTKITMDEFEASVDRVIAGPERRSRLISEKEKRVVAYHEVGHALVMELLPNGDPVHKVSILPRGLALGYTMALPGEDKYLTTRDELLDDITGLLGGRAAEQIVFNQMTTGANNDLDRATDIARRMVCEYGMSEELGPITLGRRHGNPFLGRDIMEDRNYSEEVAEKIDAEVRRIIESCYDRAMSILTEHRAKMDEISELLLERETIEREEFERLMAGLSTKRLVQPQGPGDAGGGQPAAQEEPRPAPEAAPRLEPGVA, from the coding sequence TTGAACCGGTTTACGCGGAACCTTCTACTGGTGCTGAGTCTGGTCCTGGCGGTGGTGTTCATCTCCAGGGGCGGGGGCATGAACGGGTCCGGCCCCGAGCGCACCGAGAAGAGCCTGAGCGAGCTGTGGGCCATGCTGGAAAAGCCGCAGCCGGAAGTGAACTCGGGCTACATCCAGAAAGACACCTTCTTTTTCGAGGATAATAAGGGAAACCGTTATCGCACCCGCATCCCCGATCCCGGAGATCGTGCCGACCTGTACGCTACCCTGAAGAAGAGCGGGGTCAAGTTTGAGATCCGGCCTCCTCTCCTTTCGGACAGCATCCAGAACCTGCTTCTGGCATTCCTGCCCATAATCGTGATCGTCGCGCTGTGGATGTTCTTCCTGCGGCAAGCGCAGCAGGGAGGCAATCAGGCGATGGCATTCGGGCGCAGCCGCGCCAAACGCGTCACGGAGAACGTTCCGAAGGTCACGTTCGACGACGTGGCCGGAGTCAACGAGGCCAAGCAGGAGCTGCAGGAGGTTGTGGAGTTCCTGAAGAACCCGCGCAAGTTCCAGGCCCTGGGCGCGAAGATCCCGCGGGGGGTGCTGCTGCTGGGACCGCCGGGAAGCGGCAAGACCCTGCTCGCACGCGCCGTGGCCGGAGAGGCCGGCGTGCCTTTCTTCCATATCAGCGGGTCGGACTTCGTGGAAATGTTTGTGGGCGTCGGAGCATCCCGCGTGCGCGATCTGTTCGACACCGCCAAGGCGAACCGGCCCAGCCTGGTCTTCATTGACGAGATTGACGCGGTGGGCCGCCAGCGGGGCGCCGGTCTGGGTGGCGGCCACGATGAGAGGGAGCAGACCCTGAATCAGCTGCTGGTCGAAATGGATGGCTTTGACCCGAATTCCGGCGTCATCCTCATCGCAGCCACGAACCGTCCCGATGTGCTGGATCCCGCTCTGCTGCGACCGGGGCGGTTCGACCGCCGGGTGGTGGTGGATAATCCGGATGCCGAAGGGCGCAAGGCTATCCTGCAGGTGCACACCCGCGGAAAGCCGCTGGCGGATGACGTGAACCTGGATTCGCTGGCGCGCCGCACACCGGGGTTCTCGGGGGCGGATCTTGCCAATCTGGTGAATGAGGCAGCCCTGCTTGCCGCTCGCCGCGACAAGACCAAGATCACCATGGACGAGTTCGAAGCATCCGTGGACCGTGTCATCGCCGGACCGGAGCGCCGCAGCCGCCTCATCAGTGAGAAGGAGAAACGGGTCGTCGCCTATCACGAGGTGGGACATGCCCTGGTTATGGAGCTGCTGCCGAACGGAGACCCTGTGCACAAAGTCTCCATATTGCCCAGGGGTCTGGCGCTGGGCTACACCATGGCTCTGCCGGGCGAGGACAAATATCTGACCACCCGCGATGAGCTCCTGGATGACATCACGGGGCTGCTGGGCGGTCGCGCGGCGGAGCAGATTGTGTTCAACCAGATGACTACGGGAGCCAACAACGACCTGGACCGCGCCACGGACATCGCCCGGAGGATGGTCTGTGAGTATGGAATGAGCGAGGAGCTTGGGCCCATTACGCTGGGGCGGCGCCACGGAAATCCGTTTCTGGGGCGCGACATCATGGAGGATCGCAACTACTCCGAGGAGGTGGCGGAGAAGATCGATGCGGAAGTCCGCCGCATCATCGAGTCGTGCTATGACCGGGCGATGAGCATTCTGACCGAGCACCGCGCGAAGATGGATGAGATCTCTGAACTGCTTCTCGAGCGTGAGACCATCGAGCGTGAGGAGTTCGAGAGGTTGATGGCGGGTCTGAGCACCAAGAGACTGGTTCAGCCCCAGGGACCGGGCGATGCGGGAGGTGGTCAACCGGCCGCTCAGGAGGAGCCGCGCCCCGCGCCGGAGGCTGCTCCCCGGCTGGAGCCGGGCGTGGCCTGA
- a CDS encoding restriction endonuclease subunit M has protein sequence MVKYIGSKRALLDAIIRTVRAAPRLGTFLDLFSGTSRVGHAMKGLGWRVMANDHNAYAATLARCYVQADREDVLEDAIRLIRELNALPGRPGYFTETYCIRSRFFHPKNGERIDAIREAIAAKCLPEELEAVLLVSLMEAADRVDSTTGLQMAYLKDWAPRALNDLCLRVPNVLPRARAGKGQAFMLDAQEAAQQLEGDVAYLDPPYNQHSYLSNYHIWETLVRWDRPEVYGVACKRVDCRDRKSPFNSRKNFLPAFRSVLKEVRARVVIISFNNEGFVSRAGMEALLTDVFGREANIRVVEQDYKRYVGAQIGIYNPEGRKVGRVSHLRNREYLYVVDRDGLLSDAGPGGEALPQRSLFAPEDLLPGTGEHLPDVGDSVPAVPGLR, from the coding sequence ATGGTCAAATACATCGGTTCCAAACGGGCTCTGCTGGATGCCATCATCCGGACGGTGAGGGCCGCCCCTCGCCTTGGCACGTTCCTGGATCTGTTCTCCGGGACTTCCCGCGTGGGGCACGCCATGAAGGGCCTGGGCTGGCGGGTGATGGCGAACGACCACAACGCCTACGCGGCCACGCTTGCCCGATGCTACGTTCAGGCTGATCGCGAAGACGTGCTGGAGGACGCCATCAGACTCATCCGCGAGCTGAACGCTCTGCCGGGGAGACCAGGCTACTTCACCGAGACCTACTGCATACGGTCGCGCTTCTTTCACCCGAAGAACGGTGAAAGAATCGATGCCATCCGGGAGGCCATCGCCGCGAAGTGCCTGCCGGAGGAATTGGAGGCGGTCCTGCTGGTCTCGTTGATGGAGGCCGCCGATCGGGTGGACTCCACCACGGGACTTCAGATGGCCTATCTGAAAGATTGGGCTCCGCGCGCTTTGAACGACCTGTGCCTGCGCGTGCCGAACGTGCTTCCGCGCGCGAGGGCAGGCAAGGGACAAGCCTTTATGCTGGATGCTCAGGAAGCGGCGCAGCAGTTGGAGGGAGACGTTGCGTATCTGGACCCGCCATACAACCAGCACTCCTATCTTTCCAACTATCACATCTGGGAGACTCTGGTGCGCTGGGACCGCCCGGAGGTCTATGGAGTGGCCTGCAAGCGGGTGGACTGCCGTGATCGCAAGAGTCCGTTCAACTCCCGCAAGAACTTCCTTCCGGCTTTCCGTTCGGTGCTGAAAGAGGTAAGAGCCCGCGTGGTCATCATCTCGTTCAACAATGAAGGGTTCGTCAGCCGCGCCGGGATGGAGGCGCTTCTTACGGATGTCTTCGGGCGGGAGGCAAATATCCGGGTGGTGGAGCAGGACTACAAGCGCTATGTGGGCGCGCAGATCGGTATTTACAACCCGGAAGGCCGGAAGGTGGGGCGCGTGAGCCATCTGCGGAACCGGGAGTATCTCTATGTGGTGGACCGGGACGGGCTGTTGAGCGATGCTGGTCCGGGTGGTGAGGCCCTGCCTCAGCGGAGCCTGTTCGCGCCGGAGGACCTGCTGCCGGGAACCGGAGAGCACCTTCCGGACGTTGGTGATAGCGTTCCCGCCGTCCCAGGCCTGCGTTAG
- the pyrF gene encoding orotidine 5'-phosphate decarboxylase: MTDPARRLIIALDFPDAASAERMTALLAPSGVAFKVGLELFVAEGPALLERLKNAGARRIFLDLKFHDIPNTVAGAVASAARAGVWMMNLHASAGSEAMRRAAQAARAAANEAGVDPPLLIAVTVLTSIGPETLGDELGVPGAIETHVLRLARLARDSGLDGVVAPGPDAAAIRRACGPGFCIVTPGIRPAGSDVQDQVRVNTPQQAIRAGSDYLVVGRPITQAADPLAACHAILEEIAAASGTALQQPE; encoded by the coding sequence GTGACAGATCCCGCGCGAAGGCTGATCATCGCTCTGGATTTCCCGGACGCAGCGTCCGCGGAGCGGATGACGGCGCTTCTGGCGCCGTCGGGAGTGGCGTTCAAGGTGGGGCTGGAGCTCTTCGTGGCAGAGGGGCCGGCCCTTCTGGAGCGTTTGAAGAACGCGGGTGCGCGTCGCATCTTTCTGGACCTGAAGTTTCACGATATCCCCAACACAGTTGCGGGAGCGGTGGCTTCGGCCGCCCGCGCAGGTGTGTGGATGATGAATCTCCACGCCTCCGCTGGGAGCGAGGCGATGAGGCGCGCGGCGCAGGCCGCGCGCGCCGCCGCCAATGAAGCGGGAGTGGACCCGCCGCTCCTGATCGCAGTCACCGTCCTGACCAGCATCGGGCCGGAAACGTTGGGCGACGAGCTTGGCGTTCCCGGGGCGATCGAAACGCACGTGCTGCGCCTGGCTCGTCTCGCCAGAGACTCGGGACTGGACGGGGTTGTGGCTCCCGGTCCCGATGCGGCGGCCATCCGTCGGGCTTGCGGACCGGGTTTCTGCATCGTGACGCCGGGCATCCGCCCGGCCGGGTCGGACGTTCAGGATCAGGTCAGGGTGAATACGCCGCAACAGGCCATCCGGGCCGGGTCGGACTATCTGGTAGTAGGCCGGCCCATCACCCAGGCTGCGGACCCGCTGGCCGCCTGCCACGCCATCCTGGAAGAGATCGCCGCTGCGTCAGGGACAGCTCTCCAGCAGCCGGAGTGA
- the pyrD gene encoding dihydroorotate dehydrogenase B (NAD(+)), catalytic subunit: protein MGLSPDRVSLAVNFAGVRFKNPVLVASGTFGFGREFARIYDLSLLGGICVKGTSLEPRKGNPPPRILETPSGMLNAIGLQNDGVESFVADKLPFLRQFDTKVVVNIVGNRVEDYAELAARLDDVEGVHALEINISCPNVEHGHEEFAADPAMTHRVVSAVRERTRLPVIPKLSPNVTDIRPFARACEEAGADGISLINTLVGTAIDIKTRTFRLANVTGGLSGPCIKPVALRMVYQAAQAVSIPVMGIGGIATAEDAIEFLLAGASCVQVGTVNFVDPLAPLSIIEGIREYLASNGFSSPSEIVGTVTRMQEPAT, encoded by the coding sequence ATGGGACTGAGCCCGGATCGCGTCAGCCTGGCAGTGAATTTCGCCGGGGTGCGCTTCAAGAATCCGGTGCTGGTGGCATCCGGGACGTTCGGGTTCGGCCGGGAGTTCGCCCGCATCTACGACCTTTCGCTGCTCGGCGGCATCTGCGTGAAGGGCACCTCGCTGGAGCCGCGCAAAGGTAACCCTCCGCCCCGCATCCTTGAGACCCCCTCCGGAATGCTGAACGCCATCGGCCTTCAGAACGACGGGGTGGAGTCCTTCGTCGCGGATAAGCTGCCCTTCCTCCGCCAGTTCGATACCAAGGTTGTGGTAAACATCGTGGGCAACCGGGTGGAAGACTATGCCGAGCTCGCGGCCCGTCTGGACGATGTGGAAGGGGTCCATGCGCTCGAGATCAACATCAGTTGCCCGAACGTGGAGCACGGTCACGAGGAGTTCGCGGCAGACCCGGCCATGACGCATCGGGTGGTCAGCGCCGTCCGTGAGCGCACCCGGCTGCCGGTCATCCCCAAGCTCTCGCCGAACGTCACGGACATCCGCCCCTTCGCGCGGGCGTGTGAGGAGGCGGGGGCGGACGGCATTTCGCTCATCAACACGCTGGTCGGCACGGCCATCGATATCAAGACGCGCACTTTTCGGCTGGCTAATGTCACGGGAGGGCTTTCCGGCCCGTGCATCAAGCCAGTGGCCCTGCGGATGGTGTATCAGGCTGCGCAGGCGGTGAGCATCCCGGTGATGGGCATCGGTGGGATCGCCACAGCAGAGGATGCCATCGAATTCCTGCTGGCCGGCGCAAGCTGTGTTCAGGTGGGCACGGTGAACTTCGTGGACCCGCTCGCGCCGCTTTCCATCATCGAGGGCATCCGCGAGTATCTGGCCTCGAACGGGTTCTCCAGCCCCTCGGAGATCGTTGGGACGGTCACCCGAATGCAGGAGCCAGCGACGTGA
- the pyrK gene encoding dihydroorotate dehydrogenase B (NAD(+)), electron transfer subunit: protein MEAPIFSRRCRIAETERLSGEIHLHHLECPEIAETALPGQFVEIRVADSNDPFLRRPFSVNHVDRDGGTFAVLYEAIGHFTRQISAKRPGDWLDVLGPLGRPYPLGPEEGRELVFVAGGLGIASFLLAAQHLRENGESRPVRLLYGARSRDAIVQIRDFEETGVRCEVATDDGSAGHRGLVTDLLERYLSASPDRPVLYVCGPTPMLKAVSAMAERFGVKCYLSLETYMGCGIGTCMGCAIKMRTGDGPEDFEFQRACVEGPVVDAARLIWD, encoded by the coding sequence TTGGAAGCGCCCATTTTCAGCCGCCGGTGCCGCATCGCCGAGACCGAAAGGCTTTCCGGCGAAATCCATCTGCACCATCTGGAGTGCCCGGAGATCGCGGAGACGGCTCTTCCCGGGCAGTTCGTAGAAATCCGCGTGGCGGACTCGAACGATCCGTTCTTGCGTAGGCCGTTCTCCGTCAACCATGTGGACCGCGACGGCGGGACGTTCGCCGTCCTCTACGAGGCGATAGGTCACTTCACGCGTCAGATCTCCGCCAAGCGTCCCGGCGACTGGCTGGACGTGCTTGGTCCCCTGGGGCGGCCGTATCCTCTGGGACCGGAGGAGGGCAGGGAGTTGGTCTTCGTGGCGGGAGGTCTCGGCATCGCCTCATTCCTGCTTGCTGCGCAGCACCTGCGGGAGAACGGCGAGAGCCGCCCGGTCCGCCTTCTCTACGGAGCGCGCAGCCGGGATGCCATTGTCCAGATCCGGGATTTCGAGGAGACCGGCGTGCGCTGCGAGGTGGCCACCGACGACGGAAGCGCAGGCCATCGCGGGCTGGTGACGGACTTGCTGGAGCGTTATCTTTCCGCTTCGCCGGACCGGCCGGTGCTGTATGTCTGCGGTCCCACCCCGATGCTCAAAGCTGTCTCCGCGATGGCCGAGCGCTTCGGCGTCAAGTGTTACCTTTCGCTCGAGACATATATGGGCTGCGGAATCGGAACTTGCATGGGCTGCGCCATAAAGATGCGGACCGGCGACGGCCCTGAGGACTTCGAGTTCCAGCGCGCCTGCGTGGAAGGCCCTGTGGTGGATGCGGCGAGGCTGATATGGGACTGA